TTGTCTTAAATTAACATAATATTTATATTGTGATATCATTTTAAGAATTATGGACATTTCTTTATATTCGCTGGAAGTTATattgaaaataaacattattgatGAATGGTTTATTTCGGATTTAAATGACGTCCAACTTTGAATAAATCCCAAAACAACATGGCGACGAAGTGTCATTtaggatttccttgccaacagtAAAAGGACTTGAATCAAGTATTTATAGCAATGGCATGCGAAGATGCTGTCATTGCAACAAATGACGATGCAGCCCAGTGTAAAAGATTTGCCGTGGAGAAGGGATACTGGACAGATCCATACATATCACAAATTATTCCGAAAGGATTCAGCACTCATGCTCCAGAAATCAACAGGGGATATTTTGCCCGCGTCAGATCAATCCAGATTTTGATGGAAAAATTCCTTAAAGTATGCTGTCTAAGAAGTATAATTTTGTGTTGTATATGCTCAACACTGTCATGTAACCAGTGGTAGCTTCTGACATGCAGAATGTATCCATTATTTTCCATATTTCGAAAGTGCTAGTtttaaacctaaccctaaccaaacATAAACTTGCTTGCTTTCAAAGATGACAGAAGGTGTCCAGTATTCTGTAATCTTGCAGGTCGCTTTAGATGCAATAATGTGCTTACTTTGGCTTGTGCAATTGCCATATTCACATGTACTGCTCAATGTCAgttaaagaaataatgaaacttaATGTTTTCTGGTTTATCAAAGCATGTTTGTAGATGACACATTTGAGAATGTTCTGGGTTATCGAGGTAACTGAAATTACTACATTGGTTATAGgaaaaaacaaaatatctttgaatgTGAACTTAGATGTTTGTGATATTGTCAGTGCCAATACAGAATCCGAATTGGACTCCCTAAGCATTATGAGGAATGAATTCTGTCATGGTTATCTGACACAATTGCTCATAGGTACACAAGGGCATCTACAGCTTGCAGCATTAACAACATGTCTTCCCAGCCCACAGAATGGAGGCCATTTTGTTAGTATTGCCTGGCCTGTCACATGATTTCCAAGGCTATTTCATGAACCATACTATCAAATATTTCTATCACAatttgatctgatctgatccaaTTTCACTCCAACATTGACAAGTACAAGTTTAAGTATCAAGTAAAGTGATAATTAAGTTGCATTACTTTTTTAGTTTTGCTTAGTGATGTTTTGTCACCTACAAACCCATCACACATTCAAGAGCATGGCAGTTGAAACAGCAACACTTTCCTTGGTTAACATGGTTAAGTGCATGTGCACTTAATGGTTGCACTTAATGCAAAataggtggtggggtagcctagtggttaaagcatttgctcatcatgccgaagacctgggtttgattcccacatgggtacaatgtgtgaagcccattactgatGTTGCCCGCcatgatgctgctggaatattgctaaatgcagcataaaacaatactcactcactacttatgCAAACTATATGGTGACCCACATTTCATACTAGGAATAATGCATCTATGGATCCCAAGTCCAGTGTTATATTGAGGGGCAATAgcacatattttacagattgtGGTGTCAAGGTTTTCAGATTGTCACATTGACAACTTATATGAGAACATAACACAGTGTATGTGAATGTTGCAGAGCACTCAGTGTAACTGCCAGATCGTCAACCTGGGGGCAGGTTTCGACACCACATACTGGAAGCTGAAGGATGCAGCACTTTCACCAAAGAGTTTCGTGGAAGTTGACTTCCCTCCTGTTACCTCAAGAAAATGTCACTTCATCAAAACAAAGAAAGCCCTTATAGAAAAGATATCATCTGAAGGTTATATGTTGCTTCTGAAAGAAAGCAAAGTTCTTATTCCTGAGACAATTACTAATATTTGTATCTCATCTTTTTCTTTCAAATTGTTTGGACAGTGgggaagccaagtggttaaagcgttcgctcgtcatgcttaagacctgggttcaattccccacatgggtaaaatgtgtgaagcatttctggtgtccaccaccaTGAATGCTGgaatttgctgaaaaacattgtaaaaGGAAACTTTCAAGCTGTCTCCTAAAATTGCAGAAAAAAGTATATTCATTGTATATTATCCCTCCAGTACTTATTGTCATCTCGGCCctgataaataaaaaaattatttatatccaactttatCTAGTCATTGACATTGTTGATACACatagatagatgttcatgtgACTAACTGAATTGTCACTTACAGACTACTGTTGTGTAGATGGAATATTATTATGTgctacattaaacaacaaacacaatgttGATTACTTTCAGATGATGAGATTATGGTGAGCAAGACGGAGATGCATGCAGCAGATTATCACATCGTTGCAGCCAACCTGAAGAATATACCAGAGCTGGAGAAGAAGCTGGTGACAGAGTGCAAGTTAGATAAGGATTTGCCAACTCTCTTCCTGGCTGAGTGTGTCCTGGTGTATATAGAGACAGAACGATCTCAGCAACTTATCCGCTGGATCTCAGACACATTCAATACAGCATTCTTCATCAATTATGAGCAGGTCAGATAGTCATGAATGGAATGTTTTTAGTTCAAATTTAATTTGCCTCTTTAGTGTAAAGTATAGTAAAAGTTTGGTAAGGCCCGCAAAGTATGCTTAAGTTTGACATCATTGAAACAATTCATCGCAGTGTAGTTATTATAGCAAATGTGTATTTATGACGGGGGAGATACTAATGTATTAGTGGAAGAGTTATGGGCAGAGTTGGTGAGAATACCTTTGTATCATGTGGGTACCTTTGTATCATGTGGGTACCATGTGAGTACCCTTATATCATGTAGTTACGTTGGTATTATGTGGATCCCATGGTACCATGTGAGTACCCTTATATCATGTCGGTACCTTAGTATTATATGGACTCCCTTGTACCATGTTGGTACCCTTGTATCATGTGGGTACCTTGGTACCATTTCAGTAACCTTGCATCATCTGTGTAACCTCTACTGTACAGGTGAACATGATGGACAGATTTGGACAGGTGATGATGGACAACCTGAAGACCCGAgactgctacctgcatggtgtCTCAGCTTGTGCAAGTCTTGACACACAGATGAAGAGGTGCGTAAACACATGTTTTATTGCCTAGAACTTCATATTTCCAACAAACTTGCACAACTTTCATCAGATACATTACATCCAAAGTTGTATACCATCAGGCCTTGGTAAATAAGGAGAAAGAACCACATGCTatatcaaagttgtaaacaaacacaggGAACTGAATCCAAGAAAAGCAAACACTTACACCACCAGACTACCCATCGCCCCTATATCTACAGAGACCAAGTGTCATGGCCTGCTAGCATTAAATGCCACTTTCAGATTGGCACTGTGCTGAAGGACAAAACATTTGTGATTTGCtcaatgtgtttttgtgtgtgtgtagtttttgtgtgagtgagtgatttacaGTTGGATGGGAATGTGAATGCTATTTTGGTGGGTGTAAGATAGAGTGAAATGTTTTCTCCACTTCagtcaatattccaacaaaggaacaaatgtttttctcaagcaaacaccttaaccacttgcCTATCCAACCCTCCAAATCCTACAGAGACCAATCACAATGGTCTGTCAACATTCACTCTCACACGCAGACACACCCAGATAGCCTTTGGTGATACAAGGCCAGGTTTGGACTGAACCCTGGCAGTTGTAAAGATATGACAGCTCATGTTAACACCAGACATCTTGCGATTGAATGACGTGTATTTTAGTGAAATGTGAGATATTTAACTACAGGTTTACTTCTAATGGCTGGACAAGTGCTGATGCCCTTGAGATATCCACTGTGTACAACTGTCTTCCACAGGCCGAGATACAGAGGTGAGATTGTTTATCACATGATCAtcacaaaaacaatatatacagTTCTTGTGTGATTTGCCCTGATGCACAAATTGGTTTTAGTGAAACTCATTTGAGAGTAGcaaacttcaaacaaaacatgattGGCTAAATGATAAGCTTTTGGAATCAGGGCATTAATACTGATATGATTagagtgtctgtctgtctgtctgtctgtctgtctgtctgtctgtctgtctgtctgcctgcctgtctgtctgtctgtctgtctgtctgtctgcctgtctgcctgtctgcctgtctgcctgccttTCTGTGGATCTCATCATCATATATGATCCCGGTTAGAACTAATctaagtaacccatgcttataaAGTAAGACTAATATGATTGGACAGTGAAGcctgctgacttagttgacacatgtcatcgtatcccaattgtgtagatcgatgctgatgatgttgatcactggattgtctaggcCAGACCTGACTGAAAACTTACAGATCACCTCCatttagcaggaatattgctgatggacggtaaactaaacccactcactgatCATCGTTGTCCTCAATACTCCTGTCTGTGTTGCATGtgtgttatcatcatcatcatcatcatcatccgtatTTGCCTGCAGAATCGAGCGTATCGAGATGATGGATGAGAGGGAGCTGATGCACCAGTTATTCAGTCATTACTGTCTCACCTGGGCCTATCGAGACTTGAAGGACGTGGGCCTGGCACAGATTGGCCTCACCTGAGCACCACCACAAACCATCTGCAGCCAACTCAGTGAAATGAACAATCTCTGTAGAATGTGAACTTTTACTGTAACATGATGTCTCTTGTGTGAAGATCTCAGGTCACCGCTGTAGCAGGTCCCGTCGAACTTTCTAACCAGCCAATCACAGGCATTAAGATTCTTGGTGCGGAGAGGCAGCATATCTAATTTATGTGTCTCAAAAACATTGTTCATTGATGTGTGccacttgaaattgaaatgTTGGTCAAGATATTCTTGTTGATATTTTTACATGTTGTACCTGACTTTTAAACTTTAAAATCCAGATGGGAAAGAAATATCAGGTATCATTGATTTAGATTGGTCAGTCAGAGTTTGCTcaacatccacctaaatagagCATCTTTGGTGGTGAGCTCAAATGTTGATACAGAGATGTATCATGTCACAGTGAAGTATCCGATTCTTCTGAAATGAAAAAAGAATTATGTGTTCACAACAATACCATGcataacaatatttattttaaaaatatttacactgtacATGTTCACATCAAATCATCTCACCTAGACAAGGGAGTTATCTCCAATAATAGtccagttacctcccttgacacTAGCCTGGAATTGTGGGGCTATATTTTGGCAGATATAACAGTCTGTGCGTTGTCCAATCTAAATTCCCAGTGAAATTGGTATTTGGCTCCTACCatgctttgtttttttgtgattgCAAGATTTTGTTAGCATTTGTACTGTCAACTGTGCATTAATAGTTTTTTTCCAAATCCTTTTCTAGATGCACGCCATGAGGTagacatgtttcatttcagtcttGAAATAATGGTAACCATCTTGCTTGAGTAAATTCTAGCATTATGAGAGGTTAAATCTGATTGGTCAATGATAGGTGAAGTCTGATTGGTCAATTAAGGGTTATTACTTGTACTTATCACTAGTGGCTACCTATCGAGATACAAAACTCCAGGCTAGTTAGTGAGGGGTGGAAACTGGACTTAAtggtgagttgtctcccttgcccTGAATGGATGACATCAAACAGACAAGtcacattcaacacaatttcaGAGTAATAATTCCACCGTTGGTAATACTTTGTATATCTTTTGATACATGTGAAGAA
This genomic stretch from Haliotis asinina isolate JCU_RB_2024 chromosome 4, JCU_Hal_asi_v2, whole genome shotgun sequence harbors:
- the LOC137282270 gene encoding leucine carboxyl methyltransferase 1-like encodes the protein MACEDAVIATNDDAAQCKRFAVEKGYWTDPYISQIIPKGFSTHAPEINRGYFARVRSIQILMEKFLKSTQCNCQIVNLGAGFDTTYWKLKDAALSPKSFVEVDFPPVTSRKCHFIKTKKALIEKISSEDDEIMVSKTEMHAADYHIVAANLKNIPELEKKLVTECKLDKDLPTLFLAECVLVYIETERSQQLIRWISDTFNTAFFINYEQVNMMDRFGQVMMDNLKTRDCYLHGVSACASLDTQMKRFTSNGWTSADALEISTVYNCLPQAEIQRIERIEMMDERELMHQLFSHYCLTWAYRDLKDVGLAQIGLT